Part of the Lucilia cuprina isolate Lc7/37 chromosome 5, ASM2204524v1, whole genome shotgun sequence genome is shown below.
ttaatagagAAAGGAAAAGAAAGATCCTAGAGTTACACTAAATAAAATAAGGCAaacaatatgtaaaatattaactaaatcaAAATCAACTTTTGAATTtatgaaatgaaatataaaagagaTAATTCAACTATAATGATTAAATCATCTATATATACATCTATACATCTATACATCTATAGGCAAATACTCTTACTGTATACATCCGATCTTGGCCAAagatatatcattttaaaggtatttgttaagggcacttcacacaNNNNNNNNNNNNNNNNNNNNNNNNNNNNNNNNNNNNNNNNNNNNNNNNNNNNNNNNNNNNNNNNNNNNNNNNNNNNNNNNNNNNNNNNNNNNNNNNNNNNCTTTAAGGGAAGATTATAATTTTAATCACTCAAAGTTAGTGATTAAAATTATATAGGgttcttttcttttgttttatatgtagaTTAAGAACTTCAATTATGGTAAGTATAATTTAGTGTTACGGTAAGTATGTAATTTAGGGCTACGgtaagtatatattttaagttacgGTAAGTATGTAATTGATTTAGATTTAAGGTAAGTGGTTTCCTTAATTGAAATTGTTCAGCCTGTTGCTAAGGGAGAAGTGAGcgaattcaattttaattttagctaACAAGAACTATCTTCGGTTACAGATAGCCGAAGATATTTGGAAAAAATCCGTAAGTACTAAAAGTGTTACGTTTTATATTCATTTGTAACGCCCTCTATACTtcaatattcttaaaattaatgtaatttaCATACTTATGAATTAGGGTGTACaattcttttcatattttcttaatttaacaattttgttaatataaaataataagtacaattttgtttaagcttttaattcaaatttaaagttcattttaattcatttgatcatattttaaagttaataattttatttaatttatctatTGTTCAAATATGGGTTTGAACAAAGAGAATATATAAATTCgtgtaaaatatgtaaagaaaCTAAATCGGAAAACAAAAGGTTAATGCAGGAAATCGGTCAAGAAGTGAAAACTGATAGgccatttcaaaaattatatattgattttttggGGAAATAAACGCACTCGAAGATttatatatttcagaaattgaaTGCGCTTTGCGTAATTCAATACATTCAGCAACAGGAGTTACTTCATATTTCGCTCTATTCGGGTCTCATATGTTTCTAAATGGCACTGATTACAAATTAGTCCGAAAATTAATGTCTTTAAGTGACCATCGTATTGAAAACCTTCAGGGAAACGAGCTGATTAGAAATAAAATCCGTCTGAACATGCATAAATCCTATGAAAAAAGTGCAAATAGTTATAATAATCGGGCGGAGGAGGGGataaggggtaaatatggacctatccttataaattttggtagatgaatttacgtctactacaaagtcatttatgtagattttaatcgttttataagtaattataagttaatNNNNNNNNNNNNNNNNNNNNNNNNNNNNNNNNNNNNNNNNNNNNNNNNNNNNNNNNNNNNNNNNNNNNNNNNNNNNNNNNNNNNNNNNNNNNNNNNNNNNTGTTTTTGGTAGAATAATTGAATTTTTGCTgggagaatttttcttttttgatgtGTTATGTTTATCGATATCAGATTGGTCAGTGGTGTCTTCGCTCGCTATGTCTTCGTATTTTCTTATGGGTCGTGTTTGAGAATTTGGTGATATGTTCTCTGAtgatttgttgttgcttattacAACTGAGGAGTATGTTGTGGTGGGATTGTTGTGACGTTGTTGGTATGTTTTTATGGCTTGTTTTCTGCTTACTTTTTCTATTGTTGTTATAGcttgtatttctttttctttgagAAATACAGGGCAAGTTCGACTTACGGATGGATGATTACAATTTTCGTAATTTAGGTTTTTACAATTGGTGGTGGTAAGgtgcatttttcttttaattccgGATTAAGATGATATGCTTGTGCGCAATTGTAGCAGATGTTatcatttttacatattttagagATATGGCCATATTGAAAACACTTATTACATTTAAGCGGTAGTGGGATGTATGGTCGTATTTTAAGTTTCTCGTATCCAACATATAAGTCGGAAGGTAAAGTAGTAGCGGCAAATGTGATTATTATAAGACCAGTCTCTTGTAAAACTTCAtcaacttttttcattatttttttaatcgaaCAGACATTTTGCGATTTCAGTTCAGATAGAATTTCTTCTTCTGCAATATCTCGTAGATCATTAGAATATATAACTCCCCTTGAGAAGTTAAGTGTAGGGTGTTCTTTAAGTTCCACTTGAATTTCAGATGATAAAGAGGTGAGTTGTATAAGTTTGCTGGCTTGAGTGTAGTTCTTTGTTTTGATTAAGATAGTAccgttttgtaattttttacacaGAGAAACTTCACCACTAGCTACATtatcaataactttttttattaggaAAGGCGAAACATTCTTAAGAGAGTCTTCACTTTTAACGCGTATCATCAATAGATATTTTTCTCCGAGAGacatattattaagttttttgcttttgtcCATCGTTATTGGTGTTTTCATATAATTGAATTGATCTGGTGGTTTATTCATTttattggttatttttttttaattatatagaaaatattgtctTCTTTTCAATTTgtgatattgttttttttttaaatgtatataattaaactagtcaaaataatgttatttaaaaaccaaGTACACTTATATTACACTGTATGAGTACCGCGATTATCAAATAAGCGTCTGTCAACAAGGAAGGTTTGCTGTAGACtgaaaaagatatataaacgactgctataacatgaaaactataaaagatatttgcaaccatatcggagccttaaattaccgcatttctaaacctgtaccaataaatatacccatctatccaatttttttaaaaattcattatgccacaaattatacaccaaaacaaagtgcaactataatgcaataaaaagatatataaacgactgctata
Proteins encoded:
- the LOC124420208 gene encoding uncharacterized protein LOC124420208, translating into MNKPPDQFNYMKTPITMDKSKKLNNMSLGEKYLLMIRVKSEDSLKNVSPFLIKKVIDNVASGEVSLCKKLQNGTILIKTKNYTQASKLIQLTSLSSEIQVELKEHPTLNFSRGVIYSNDLRDIAEEEILSELKSQNVCSIKKIMKKVDEVLQETGLIIITFAATTLPSDLYVGYEKLKIRPYIPLPLKCNKCFQYGHISKICKNDNICYNCAQAYHLNPELKEKCTLPPPIVKT